TGTGCCTGACGAATATTAGTTTTTGCTTGGTTTATTTGAACTTCGGCGGTAGAAACATCTTGTTCTGCGCTAATTAAATCGTTTTTTGCTGCTTCGGCTTTCTGTAATGTTTCGTCTAAGCGGACTTGTGCCACTCCACCTTCTTCAAACAGCTTCTGCACGCGCGGTACATACTTACTAACTAAATCGTAGTTAGTTTTTGCACTATTGCGTTTAGCTTTAGCAATGTCGAGTTGCTTAAGAGCATTTTGATAATCGTCTTTGGCTACATTGACCCCTTCTAAAGCTGCTTGATAGTTGGGTGCGCTTTCTCCAGGCTCTAGCTCCATGATGGTTTGCCCTGCCTCGACTCGTTCCCCAGCCTCAACTAAAATCTTTTTAATGCGTCCTTGAATTTCGGGATTAACCTCAACGATTTTAACCGCTTCTAAGTTACCGACAAATTCCGAGCGATCGCCAATTGTAGCGGACTGTAATTTTGCTATTTTAACGGGTATAGCACTTGCCTCAGTATTTTCCTTGGCATCAGTGGCATCTGAGCTAGAATTGCAGGCAGTACTCAAAAATGAAATCGATAGGGTTGCTCCCAATAGGACAGGAGATAAACGCCTTTTAATAGTCGTTCTAACTTTCATGTAAACTAAAATATTTTAAACGTTAATACTTCTCTCTAGATATTTTCTACCGTCTATGTTCTATATTCGCGGAGATAGGGCGAGCGACGATCGTGCTATTGATAAAAATTATTCTTTTTAGGCTTGAGTTAAACAGAGGCTCATTCTCAAGCCAGAACAAACGAACTGCACCCATGCAGTAGAAGATAAGTTTGGCATTGCCGAATTGAGATTTGATTCCCCGGCATCGCGTCGCGCCCCCCTACCCTTAGAATTGCCTGTAAGGGGGCATTTGAGAACTAAAAAATATATAGATTCATGTTTGAATTCAACAATGACGATTAACGATAATAAGTAACGCCACGGTATTTCAATTTGGTTTTCTGTTGAGATTTAAGAGCTTTGTCTTTTTCAATTTGTAAAGTTAAATCCCCATAGCGATCGCGTTTGCTATTATCCAAACACCGACAATCTTCTAAAAATTCTTTTTTATGGTCATACCAAAATGCGAGCGGCTCGAATACAGTTTTCGCGCTAGATTTACTTAATATATTTTATCCAGGGAAATTTAGGATTGATACCCACTGACAAAGAATTCCCTCGATAGACAATCTCTAAGTTATAAGGCTTAATAGCAGTTTTTCTTTCTACTGCTTTTTTCAAAAAGACAACAATACCAGAATAAGAGTTAAATTCCTGCAAATCTTTTTTCAAAATCAAAATAC
This DNA window, taken from Pleurocapsa sp. FMAR1, encodes the following:
- a CDS encoding efflux RND transporter periplasmic adaptor subunit encodes the protein MKVRTTIKRRLSPVLLGATLSISFLSTACNSSSDATDAKENTEASAIPVKIAKLQSATIGDRSEFVGNLEAVKIVEVNPEIQGRIKKILVEAGERVEAGQTIMELEPGESAPNYQAALEGVNVAKDDYQNALKQLDIAKAKRNSAKTNYDLVSKYVPRVQKLFEEGGVAQVRLDETLQKAEAAKNDLISAEQDVSTAEVQINQAKTNIRQAQAKADASSVSTGFKTIKAPIAGVIDNFPVKEGAYVSAGQSVVARITQSDELFLNIQVPSSRANQLKLGLPLDLIDPTSKEKLSTGKLTFISPTVDPENQTILARARFKNEGELRNGQYVQARLTWDTERGILVPTGAISRTGGKEFVYQLNNEPNKNDKQVVNMTPVELGPIQDNSYQVTSGLETGDRIAVSNILKLRDGAPVKPESNQPES